Proteins from one Tistrella bauzanensis genomic window:
- a CDS encoding amino acid ABC transporter permease: protein MSFTVAIVAGGLTVGLAGALGLLCRFAPLRMASLAFIEVFRCTPILVQLIWCYYALPILAGIELSATSAALIALSCYGGAFYAEIIRGGIVSIDPGQSEAGAALGMMPAQTMRRIILPQALRRMIPALMNQSILQFKNTSLVSVLAVPDLVYQGQMAAHDSFRPLETYTAIAVAYFVILFPLTLFVRHRERRLGSRS, encoded by the coding sequence GTGTCGTTCACCGTCGCGATCGTGGCCGGCGGGCTGACGGTCGGGCTGGCGGGTGCGCTGGGTCTGCTCTGCCGCTTCGCGCCGCTGCGCATGGCAAGCCTCGCCTTCATTGAGGTCTTCCGCTGCACGCCCATCCTGGTGCAGCTGATCTGGTGCTACTATGCCCTGCCGATCCTGGCAGGTATCGAGCTCAGCGCGACGAGTGCGGCACTGATCGCGCTGTCGTGCTATGGCGGTGCCTTCTATGCCGAGATCATCCGCGGCGGCATCGTCTCGATCGATCCCGGGCAAAGCGAGGCGGGGGCGGCGCTGGGCATGATGCCGGCGCAGACCATGCGGCGGATCATCCTGCCCCAGGCGCTCCGGCGTATGATCCCGGCGCTGATGAACCAGTCGATCCTGCAGTTCAAGAACACCTCGCTGGTCTCGGTGCTGGCGGTGCCCGACCTGGTCTATCAGGGCCAGATGGCCGCCCATGACAGCTTCCGGCCGCTGGAGACCTATACCGCGATCGCGGTCGCTTATTTCGTCATCCTGTTCCCGCTGACGCTCTTCGTCCGCCATCGGGAGCGCAGGTTGGGGAGCCGGTCATGA
- a CDS encoding amino acid ABC transporter permease: MYEWDFGLLWGYRWLFLDGLWVTVSFTVAIVTGGLAVGLVGALGLLCRFAPLRMASLAFIEVFRCTPILVQLIWCYYALPILAGIELSATSAALIALSCYGGAFYAEIIRGGIVSIDPGQSEAGAALGMMPAQTMRRIILPQALRRMIPALMNQSILQFKNTSLVSVLAVPDLVYQGQMAAHDSFRPLETYTAIAVAYFVILFPLTLFVRHRERRLGGRS; the protein is encoded by the coding sequence ATGTACGAATGGGATTTCGGCCTGTTGTGGGGCTATCGCTGGCTTTTCCTCGACGGGTTATGGGTGACGGTGTCGTTCACCGTGGCCATCGTGACCGGCGGGCTGGCGGTGGGATTGGTCGGCGCGCTGGGTCTGCTCTGCCGCTTCGCGCCGCTGCGCATGGCAAGCCTCGCCTTCATTGAAGTCTTCCGCTGCACGCCCATCCTGGTGCAGCTGATCTGGTGCTACTACGCCCTGCCGATCCTGGCGGGCATCGAACTCAGCGCGACGAGTGCTGCCCTGATCGCCTTGTCCTGCTATGGCGGCGCCTTCTATGCCGAGATCATCCGCGGCGGCATCGTCTCGATCGATCCCGGGCAAAGCGAGGCGGGGGCGGCGCTGGGCATGATGCCGGCCCAGACCATGCGGCGGATCATCCTGCCCCAGGCGCTCCGGCGCATGATCCCGGCGCTGATGAACCAGTCGATCCTGCAGTTCAAGAACACCTCGCTGGTCTCGGTGCTGGCGGTGCCCGATCTGGTCTATCAGGGCCAGATGGCCGCCCATGACAGCTTCCGGCCGCTGGAGACCTATACCGCGATCGCGGTTGCCTATTTCGTCATCCTGTTCCCGCTGACGCTGTTCGTCCGCCATCGGGAGCGCAGGCTGGGGGGCCGGTCATGA
- a CDS encoding transporter substrate-binding domain-containing protein: MMNRRRFNTFLGAGMVSAAAGLSIGMGRAFAAESSFQRVKNSGVLRIGGVPDGAPYYKKSLTDGTWQGFYIDICKKLADDLRLELSVLETTWGNSVLDLQANKVDVFFGLNPTPERQKVIDFSVPVFNNAFSLVAKEGLEATSWEDVNKPEIRIAVDAGSSHDAAVTRHAPNATVVRLKNQSDATAALQSGRADAQCLVLVLGLSLRAKNPKIGKLIIPTPADFTTSNAGFRREDDQSWRQFVDGWIKANRASGFIKDAIIRNMQLVGVKQSDFPPGFDV; the protein is encoded by the coding sequence ATGATGAATCGCAGGCGGTTCAACACCTTCCTCGGCGCGGGCATGGTCTCGGCTGCGGCAGGGCTGTCGATCGGGATGGGACGGGCCTTTGCGGCTGAGAGTTCATTCCAGCGCGTGAAGAATTCGGGGGTATTACGCATCGGTGGTGTGCCGGATGGCGCCCCCTATTACAAGAAGAGCCTGACCGATGGGACGTGGCAGGGCTTCTATATCGATATCTGCAAGAAACTCGCGGATGATCTTCGTCTCGAACTCTCGGTTCTGGAGACCACCTGGGGCAATTCGGTGCTGGATCTTCAGGCCAACAAGGTCGACGTCTTCTTCGGCCTGAATCCCACGCCCGAGCGGCAGAAGGTCATCGACTTCTCGGTGCCGGTGTTCAACAACGCCTTCTCCCTGGTGGCGAAGGAGGGGCTTGAGGCCACAAGCTGGGAGGATGTGAACAAGCCGGAGATCCGCATTGCGGTCGATGCCGGCTCGTCGCATGACGCGGCGGTGACACGCCATGCGCCGAACGCAACCGTCGTGCGTCTGAAGAACCAGAGCGACGCCACCGCCGCCCTGCAGTCGGGGCGTGCGGATGCGCAATGTCTGGTGCTGGTGCTCGGCCTGTCGCTGCGGGCCAAGAACCCGAAGATCGGCAAGCTGATCATCCCGACACCAGCCGATTTTACCACCTCCAATGCCGGTTTCCGGCGCGAGGACGACCAGTCCTGGCGGCAGTTCGTCGATGGCTGGATCAAGGCCAATCGTGCGAGCGGCTTCATCAAGGACGCGATCATCCGCAATATGCAGTTGGTGGGCGTCAAGCAGTCCGACTTCCCGCCCGGTTTCGACGTCTGA
- a CDS encoding macro domain-containing protein — MPLRLTRSDITTLNVDAVVNSANPSLTGIGPDLPDGSGGVDGAIHRAAGPELYRYCVALSQVDTGPEGQPVRCRPGCCVLTPGFRLPALYILHAVAPRGGVKASDQAPMLLVRLYTEILAVAMRHEIVRLALPPIGTRSYGIDPEFGARTALAAVSDHLDRHPDMEIVFCLVEPEQYDIYDAVMRGMVADAPILQRHLSQTSV; from the coding sequence ATGCCTCTCAGACTTACCCGATCCGATATCACGACCCTGAATGTCGATGCTGTCGTCAATTCGGCCAATCCATCGCTCACCGGCATCGGGCCTGACCTTCCGGACGGATCTGGCGGCGTCGACGGCGCCATTCATCGGGCAGCCGGTCCCGAACTGTACCGGTACTGCGTGGCGCTATCGCAAGTCGACACAGGGCCAGAGGGCCAACCGGTGCGTTGCCGGCCTGGATGCTGCGTCCTTACGCCCGGCTTCCGATTGCCCGCGCTTTACATCCTTCATGCAGTCGCGCCGAGAGGGGGTGTGAAGGCTTCCGATCAGGCACCCATGCTGTTGGTACGCCTTTATACCGAGATCCTGGCCGTGGCGATGCGTCATGAAATCGTCCGTCTGGCGCTACCGCCGATCGGAACCCGATCCTATGGCATCGATCCCGAGTTCGGCGCCCGGACGGCATTGGCGGCTGTGTCGGATCATCTCGACCGGCATCCAGATATGGAGATCGTCTTCTGCCTCGTGGAGCCGGAGCAATACGACATATATGATGCCGTGATGCGCGGCATGGTGGCGGATGCCCCGATTTTGCAACGCCACCTGTCGCAAACGTCTGTTTAG
- a CDS encoding 2-hydroxyacid dehydrogenase: MTTDATTPRLPVTAIIAPGWDLPRWAAALRAAAPGIDLRLWPDLGDRGEIEAALLWKQPEGALEGMTRLGLAQSLGAGVEHLLADPAIGPGVALGRAVDPEMTIEMVRFVVHAVLAVSVDALGYRQQQAAGRWAKRDVPGGALAVGMLGLGELGASAARALTALGFGVTGWSRSPKAINGITCLSGADGLDRVIATSGCLVNLLPLTDETRGLIDARRLAQMPAGSHLVNVARGGHVIEDDLLAALDSGHLASATLDVTATEPLAPGHRFWHHPRIVLTPHVAADSTPETMAPILADSLRRHAGGLPPRDPVLRDRGY, encoded by the coding sequence ATGACCACCGACGCCACCACCCCCCGCCTGCCCGTCACCGCCATCATCGCGCCGGGATGGGATCTGCCGCGCTGGGCGGCGGCGTTGCGGGCGGCGGCGCCGGGGATCGATCTGCGGCTGTGGCCGGATCTGGGGGATCGGGGCGAGATCGAGGCGGCGCTGTTGTGGAAGCAGCCAGAGGGTGCGCTTGAGGGCATGACCCGGCTGGGTCTTGCCCAGTCGCTGGGGGCCGGGGTCGAGCATCTGCTGGCGGACCCGGCGATCGGGCCGGGTGTCGCACTCGGGCGCGCGGTCGACCCTGAGATGACAATCGAGATGGTGCGCTTCGTGGTTCATGCGGTGCTGGCGGTGTCGGTGGATGCCCTGGGCTACCGGCAACAGCAGGCGGCCGGACGCTGGGCGAAACGCGACGTTCCTGGCGGCGCGCTTGCCGTGGGCATGCTGGGGCTGGGGGAGTTGGGGGCCAGTGCCGCCCGCGCCCTGACGGCGCTGGGCTTCGGCGTCACCGGCTGGTCGCGCAGCCCCAAGGCGATCAACGGCATCACCTGCCTGTCGGGCGCCGACGGGCTGGATCGGGTGATCGCCACATCCGGTTGCCTGGTCAATCTGCTGCCGCTGACCGATGAGACGCGCGGCCTGATCGATGCCCGGCGTCTGGCGCAGATGCCCGCCGGCAGCCATCTGGTCAATGTCGCGCGCGGCGGCCATGTGATCGAGGACGATCTTCTGGCGGCCCTCGACAGCGGCCACCTTGCCTCCGCGACACTCGATGTCACCGCGACCGAGCCGTTGGCCCCCGGGCACCGGTTCTGGCACCACCCGAGGATCGTGCTCACACCCCATGTCGCCGCCGACAGCACGCCCGAGACGATGGCGCCGATCCTGGCCGACAGCCTGCGCCGCCATGCGGGCGGCCTGCCGCCGCGCGATCCCGTGCTGCGTGATCGCGGATACTGA
- a CDS encoding (2Fe-2S)-binding protein: MPVQISLTVNGERVERPVEPRTLLVQFIRDHLGLTGTHVGCDTSQCGACVVHVDGASVKSCTLLAVQADGCEVTTIEGMAQNGTLHPMQAAFHENHGLQCGFCTPGMVMSAVDLLKNNPDPTEAEIRKHLEGNICRCTGYHNIVKAVQSAAETMRG; this comes from the coding sequence ATGCCGGTCCAGATCAGCCTGACGGTGAACGGCGAGCGGGTGGAACGCCCGGTCGAGCCGCGGACCCTGCTGGTGCAGTTCATCCGCGACCATCTCGGACTCACCGGGACCCATGTCGGCTGCGACACCAGCCAGTGCGGTGCCTGCGTGGTCCATGTCGACGGCGCATCCGTGAAGTCGTGCACGCTGCTGGCGGTGCAGGCCGATGGCTGCGAGGTCACCACCATCGAAGGCATGGCACAGAACGGCACCCTGCACCCGATGCAGGCGGCGTTTCACGAGAATCACGGCCTTCAGTGCGGCTTCTGCACGCCCGGCATGGTGATGAGCGCCGTCGACCTGCTGAAGAACAACCCCGACCCGACCGAAGCGGAAATCCGCAAGCATCTGGAAGGCAATATCTGCCGCTGCACCGGATACCACAACATCGTGAAGGCGGTGCAGTCCGCCGCCGAGACGATGCGCGGCTGA
- a CDS encoding xanthine dehydrogenase family protein molybdopterin-binding subunit, producing MTEQSMGKPVRRTEDRRFLTGRGRYTDDIQLARQTYAYIIRSPHAHADIAGIDASAALARPGVIAVFTGKDMAADGVGGLPCGWAVHSKDGSPMKEPAHPPLIPDRVRHVGDNVAVVIATSKELAKDAAEDVVVDYVELPAVADARKALASGAPAVWDDQAPGNLCYDWELGDKAATDAAFANAHRVVELELINNRLIPNAMEPRAAIGDYEPSSGNYTLYTTSQNPHVIRLLMGAYVLQIPEHKLRVVAPDVGGGFGSKIYHYAEEAIVTWAARKLERPVRWTAERTESFMTDAHGRDHWSRARLAMDADGNFLGLHVETVANLGAYLSTFAPSIPTYLYGTLLAGLYKTPAIYCEVKAAFTNTTPVDAYRGAGRPEACYLLERLVDKAAVEAGIDRIALRKQNFITPDMMPYQTPVAVQYDSGNFHKNLDDAMALIDYAGLDARKAEAKARGRMLGLGVSTYIEACGLAPSALAGQLGARAGLYEAAEVRLHPTGSVTVFTGAHSHGQGHETTFAQVVADKLGVPLSQVEIVHGDTDRVPFGMGTYGSRSLPVGGSALVKAIDKVVDKSRKIAAHLMEAAEADIEFKDGRFSVKGTDKGVTIGEVALAAYVPHNYPLDKLEPGLDESAYYDPINFTYPNGCHLCEVEIDPETGVVEIKRFVAVDDFGNVVNPMIVEGQVHGGIGQGIGQALLEAAVYDQDSGQLMTGSFMDYCMPRADDLPNFTVAHNEVPCTTNPLGVKGCGEAGAIGSPPAIINAVIDALRPLGVTDMDMPATPNRVWTTINAARMPAAAE from the coding sequence ATGACCGAGCAGTCGATGGGCAAGCCCGTGAGGCGCACCGAGGACCGGCGCTTCCTGACCGGCCGGGGCCGATATACCGACGACATCCAGCTGGCGCGCCAGACCTATGCCTATATCATCCGCAGCCCCCATGCCCATGCCGACATCGCCGGCATCGATGCCTCGGCGGCTCTGGCGCGGCCGGGGGTGATCGCGGTGTTCACCGGCAAGGACATGGCGGCCGACGGCGTCGGCGGCCTGCCCTGCGGCTGGGCGGTGCATTCCAAGGACGGCTCGCCGATGAAGGAGCCGGCGCATCCGCCGCTGATCCCCGATCGGGTGCGCCATGTCGGCGACAATGTCGCGGTGGTGATCGCGACATCCAAGGAACTGGCCAAGGATGCGGCCGAAGACGTGGTCGTCGACTATGTCGAGCTGCCGGCCGTGGCCGATGCCCGCAAGGCACTCGCCTCCGGCGCGCCGGCGGTCTGGGACGATCAGGCGCCAGGCAATCTGTGCTATGACTGGGAGCTGGGCGACAAGGCCGCGACCGATGCCGCCTTCGCCAATGCCCACCGGGTGGTGGAACTGGAGCTGATCAACAACCGCCTGATCCCCAATGCCATGGAGCCGCGGGCGGCGATCGGCGACTACGAGCCGTCGAGCGGCAACTATACCCTCTATACCACCAGCCAGAATCCGCATGTCATCCGCCTGCTGATGGGCGCCTATGTGCTCCAGATCCCCGAACACAAGCTGCGGGTGGTGGCGCCGGATGTCGGCGGCGGCTTCGGGTCGAAGATCTATCATTATGCCGAAGAGGCCATCGTCACCTGGGCGGCGCGCAAGCTGGAACGCCCGGTCCGCTGGACGGCGGAGCGCACCGAAAGCTTCATGACCGATGCCCATGGCCGCGATCACTGGAGCCGCGCGCGGCTGGCCATGGATGCCGATGGCAATTTCCTGGGCCTGCATGTCGAGACGGTGGCCAATCTCGGCGCCTATCTTTCCACCTTCGCACCCTCGATCCCGACCTATCTGTACGGCACGCTGCTGGCGGGCCTGTACAAGACGCCGGCGATCTATTGCGAGGTGAAGGCCGCCTTCACCAACACCACGCCGGTGGATGCCTATCGCGGCGCCGGCCGGCCCGAGGCCTGCTATCTTCTGGAACGGCTGGTCGACAAGGCGGCAGTCGAGGCCGGCATCGACCGGATCGCGCTGCGCAAGCAGAACTTCATCACCCCCGACATGATGCCCTATCAGACCCCGGTGGCGGTGCAGTACGACAGCGGCAATTTCCACAAGAATCTCGATGATGCCATGGCGCTGATCGACTATGCGGGCCTGGATGCCCGCAAGGCCGAGGCGAAGGCGCGTGGCCGGATGCTGGGCCTGGGCGTGTCGACCTATATCGAGGCCTGCGGTCTGGCACCATCGGCGCTGGCCGGCCAGCTCGGCGCCCGCGCCGGTCTGTATGAGGCGGCCGAGGTGCGGCTGCATCCCACCGGATCGGTCACCGTGTTCACCGGCGCCCACAGCCATGGCCAGGGCCACGAGACCACCTTCGCGCAGGTGGTGGCCGACAAGCTGGGCGTGCCGCTGTCGCAGGTGGAAATCGTTCATGGCGACACCGACCGGGTGCCGTTCGGCATGGGCACCTATGGCTCGCGCTCGCTGCCGGTCGGCGGCTCGGCGCTGGTCAAGGCGATCGACAAGGTGGTCGACAAGAGCCGCAAGATCGCGGCCCATCTGATGGAAGCAGCCGAAGCCGACATCGAGTTCAAGGACGGCCGGTTCTCGGTCAAGGGTACCGACAAGGGGGTCACGATCGGCGAGGTGGCGCTGGCGGCCTATGTCCCGCACAACTATCCGCTCGACAAGCTGGAACCGGGGCTGGACGAGAGCGCCTATTACGATCCGATCAACTTCACCTATCCCAATGGCTGCCATCTGTGCGAGGTGGAGATCGACCCGGAAACCGGTGTGGTCGAGATCAAGCGCTTCGTGGCGGTCGACGATTTCGGCAATGTCGTCAATCCGATGATCGTCGAAGGCCAGGTCCATGGCGGAATCGGCCAGGGCATCGGTCAGGCCCTGCTGGAAGCGGCGGTCTATGATCAGGACAGCGGCCAGCTGATGACCGGCTCGTTCATGGATTACTGCATGCCGCGCGCCGACGATCTGCCCAACTTCACGGTCGCCCACAACGAAGTCCCCTGCACCACCAACCCGCTGGGGGTGAAGGGCTGCGGCGAGGCCGGCGCCATCGGCTCGCCGCCGGCGATCATCAATGCGGTGATCGACGCGCTCAGGCCGCTGGGCGTCACCGACATGGACATGCCCGCGACGCCGAACCGGGTGTGGACGACGATCAATGCGGCACGCATGCCCGCCGCGGCGGAATGA
- a CDS encoding FAD binding domain-containing protein: protein MYAFEYHRPGTVADAAATLAGNDEAKLVAGGMTLVPTMKQRLAAPSDIIDLNGIADLAGISRDGDHLVIGAMTRHAAVGRSDEVKAAIPALAHLAAHIGDAQVRNRGTIGGSLANNDPAADYPAAALALAADIVTDQRTIAADDYFVGMFETALAPAEIVQAVRFPLVDKAGYVKFPNPASRYALVGVFVARHKDGSVRVAVTGAAPSVFRIDAMEAALAADFRPEAVDGITVPADGLNADMHASAAYRAHLVSVIAKRAVAAALA, encoded by the coding sequence ATGTACGCTTTCGAATATCACCGCCCGGGCACGGTCGCCGACGCCGCGGCCACCCTTGCCGGCAATGACGAGGCCAAGCTGGTCGCCGGGGGGATGACCCTGGTGCCGACCATGAAACAGCGTCTGGCGGCACCGTCGGACATCATCGACCTGAACGGCATCGCCGATCTGGCCGGCATCAGCCGCGATGGCGACCATCTGGTCATCGGCGCCATGACCCGTCATGCCGCCGTCGGCCGCTCCGACGAGGTCAAGGCCGCCATTCCGGCCCTGGCCCATCTGGCGGCGCATATCGGCGATGCCCAGGTCCGCAACCGCGGCACCATCGGCGGATCGCTGGCCAATAACGATCCGGCCGCGGATTATCCGGCGGCGGCGCTGGCCCTGGCTGCCGACATCGTCACCGACCAGCGGACCATCGCCGCCGACGACTATTTCGTCGGCATGTTCGAAACCGCGCTGGCCCCGGCCGAAATCGTCCAGGCGGTCCGCTTCCCGCTGGTCGACAAGGCCGGCTATGTGAAGTTCCCCAACCCGGCCTCGCGCTATGCCCTGGTGGGCGTGTTCGTGGCCCGGCACAAGGATGGATCGGTCCGGGTGGCGGTCACCGGTGCCGCACCGTCGGTGTTCAGGATCGACGCCATGGAAGCGGCGCTTGCCGCCGATTTCCGGCCCGAAGCGGTCGACGGCATCACCGTGCCGGCCGATGGCCTGAATGCCGACATGCATGCCAGTGCCGCCTATCGCGCGCATCTGGTGAGCGTGATCGCCAAACGTGCGGTGGCCGCCGCCCTCGCCTGA
- a CDS encoding AAA family ATPase: MPTSVAETLALLDAGDYVADEALATVLFLAMRLGRPLLLEGEAGVGKTEIAKVLAKSLGRRLIRLQCYEGLDQAQALYDWNYARQMLEIRLAEAAGEVEGAGARERLGADLFSERFLLRRPLLDAITPDPAGPPVLLIDEIDRADEPFEAFLLELLADFQVTIPEIGTIRAETPPIVIVTSNRTREIHDALKRRCLYRWIDFPNEAREIAIVRRKTPAVAEAMAAQIVGFVQRLRSEDLFKAPGVAETLDWANALVQLDAVDLNPGLIDGSMGVLLKYQDDIARMTGAETARLLAEAQADIQRRANAGTRAATA; this comes from the coding sequence ATGCCCACCTCCGTCGCCGAGACCCTGGCCCTGCTCGATGCCGGCGATTATGTCGCCGACGAGGCCCTGGCCACGGTGCTGTTCCTGGCCATGCGGCTGGGCCGGCCGCTGCTGCTGGAAGGGGAAGCCGGAGTCGGCAAGACCGAGATCGCCAAGGTGCTGGCCAAGTCGCTGGGCCGCCGACTGATCCGCCTGCAATGCTATGAGGGGCTGGATCAGGCCCAGGCATTGTATGACTGGAACTATGCCCGCCAGATGCTGGAGATCCGGCTGGCCGAGGCGGCCGGCGAGGTTGAAGGCGCGGGCGCCCGCGAGCGGCTGGGCGCCGATCTGTTCTCAGAACGCTTTCTGTTGCGCCGGCCATTGCTCGACGCTATCACCCCCGACCCAGCGGGACCGCCGGTGCTGCTGATCGACGAGATCGACCGCGCCGATGAGCCGTTCGAAGCCTTCCTGCTGGAATTGCTGGCCGATTTTCAGGTCACCATCCCCGAGATCGGCACCATCCGCGCCGAAACGCCGCCGATCGTGATCGTGACCTCGAACCGCACCCGTGAAATCCACGATGCCCTGAAACGGCGCTGCCTGTATCGCTGGATCGATTTTCCGAACGAGGCGCGCGAGATCGCCATCGTCCGCCGCAAGACCCCCGCCGTGGCCGAGGCGATGGCCGCCCAGATCGTGGGCTTCGTGCAGCGGCTGCGGTCTGAAGATCTTTTCAAGGCGCCCGGCGTTGCCGAAACGCTCGATTGGGCCAATGCCCTGGTCCAACTGGATGCGGTGGATCTGAACCCCGGGCTGATCGATGGCAGCATGGGCGTGCTGCTGAAATATCAGGATGACATCGCCCGGATGACTGGCGCCGAGACCGCCCGTCTGCTGGCCGAGGCACAGGCAGACATCCAGAGGCGGGCCAATGCCGGCACAAGGGCCGCGACCGCGTGA
- a CDS encoding vWA domain-containing protein produces MTGDSMTGRPATDNGTSGRLPANIARFARLLRRAGLTIGPGDVLVAAEAMAAVDMASRPQVHAALKATLVKRREHLALFEQAFDVFWRDPQLRERLLALLLPQVEADRPPDGRKLARRLADAFTGDAPPPPPPSGQKVREETRIDASLTWDATERLKTRDFEQMSAVEAAEARRAIRLIRARLPERPTRRMKPAPHGRRIDLRRSLQAQIRSGGEAVRLARRGPRRERPPLVAIVDVSGSMDAYARMMLHLLHAMMQDAGQRVSVFLFGTRLSNVTHDLARRDPDEALAAVGGRVKDWSGGTRIGPSLADFNRRFARRVLTRNAVVLLVTDGLDRAEDDVLGRAVERLSRLTPRLIWLNPLLRFDGFQPAARGVRAILPHVHEFRAVHNLIGIEALATALTRPAAAADPRLEAWRRQIRSETQIRPETLQPGA; encoded by the coding sequence ATGACCGGTGACAGCATGACCGGCCGCCCTGCGACCGACAATGGCACCAGCGGCCGGCTTCCGGCCAATATCGCCCGCTTCGCGCGACTGCTCAGGCGTGCCGGCCTGACCATCGGCCCCGGAGACGTGCTGGTTGCGGCCGAGGCGATGGCCGCCGTCGACATGGCGTCGCGGCCGCAGGTTCATGCGGCACTGAAAGCAACGCTGGTCAAACGGCGCGAGCATCTGGCGCTGTTCGAACAGGCTTTCGACGTGTTCTGGCGCGACCCGCAATTGCGGGAACGGCTGCTGGCGCTGCTGCTGCCGCAGGTGGAGGCCGACCGGCCGCCCGATGGCCGCAAGCTGGCCCGGCGGCTGGCCGATGCCTTCACCGGCGATGCGCCACCACCCCCGCCACCATCCGGGCAGAAGGTGCGTGAGGAAACCCGCATCGATGCCAGCCTGACCTGGGATGCGACCGAACGGCTGAAGACCCGCGACTTCGAACAGATGAGCGCCGTGGAAGCCGCCGAGGCCCGGCGCGCCATCCGCCTGATCCGCGCCCGCCTGCCGGAACGGCCGACACGCCGGATGAAGCCGGCGCCCCATGGCCGGCGCATCGATCTGCGCCGCAGCCTGCAGGCCCAGATCCGCAGCGGCGGCGAGGCGGTGCGGCTGGCCCGCCGGGGGCCCCGGCGTGAACGGCCGCCGCTGGTGGCGATCGTCGATGTCTCGGGCTCGATGGACGCCTATGCACGGATGATGCTGCATTTGCTGCACGCGATGATGCAGGATGCCGGGCAGCGGGTGAGCGTGTTCCTGTTCGGCACACGGTTGAGCAACGTCACCCATGATCTGGCGCGCCGCGACCCCGACGAGGCCCTGGCGGCGGTGGGCGGTCGGGTGAAGGACTGGTCCGGCGGCACCCGGATCGGGCCCAGTCTGGCCGATTTCAACCGGCGCTTCGCCCGTCGGGTGCTGACCCGCAATGCCGTGGTGCTGCTGGTCACCGACGGGCTGGACCGGGCCGAAGACGACGTTCTTGGCCGGGCGGTCGAGCGTCTGTCGCGGTTGACGCCACGGCTGATCTGGCTGAACCCGCTGCTGCGGTTCGACGGGTTCCAGCCGGCCGCCCGTGGCGTGCGGGCGATTTTGCCCCATGTGCATGAATTCAGGGCGGTGCATAATCTGATCGGGATCGAGGCACTGGCAACCGCACTGACCCGCCCCGCCGCCGCGGCCGATCCGCGGCTGGAGGCATGGCGCCGCCAGATCCGGTCTGAGACCCAGATCCGGCCCGAAACATTGCAGCCGGGCGCGTGA
- a CDS encoding XdhC family protein, whose translation MTGRPAAANDTTAITGDDVLAAALGWRDAGTGVALATVVSTWGSAPRLPGAQMAVTADGRFAGSVSGGCVEGAVIEAAQACIDGAPPQLMDFSIGDDQAWAVGLACGGRLEVWVERLD comes from the coding sequence ATGACCGGACGTCCGGCTGCTGCAAACGATACGACCGCCATCACCGGCGACGACGTTCTGGCCGCGGCACTGGGCTGGCGCGATGCCGGCACCGGCGTGGCTCTGGCGACGGTGGTGTCCACCTGGGGCAGCGCGCCGCGCCTGCCCGGCGCCCAGATGGCCGTCACCGCCGATGGCCGTTTCGCGGGGTCGGTATCGGGCGGCTGCGTCGAAGGTGCCGTGATCGAGGCGGCGCAGGCCTGCATCGACGGCGCGCCGCCGCAATTGATGGATTTCTCGATCGGCGACGATCAGGCCTGGGCCGTGGGTCTGGCCTGCGGCGGCCGGCTGGAAGTCTGGGTCGAACGGCTGGATTGA
- a CDS encoding XdhC family protein produces the protein MDATLIRRIAADRAARRGLALVSALTPGGPTALIADNGDDAGAPLPDALHDAALAAIRDDRAATVEADGRRWFINVFAPRPRLIVIGAVHIAQALAPMAAAIGYDMVVVDPRGAFLTPERFPGVTAHVAWPEDVLGEIGLDGASAMLALTHDPKLDDPALQMAVTSDLFYIGALGSSRTHGKRVARLQEAGIDAGRIARIHAPIGLAIGARTAPEIALSILSEVVAVRRTGSAASLRQRPPKG, from the coding sequence ATGGATGCAACCCTGATCCGCCGCATCGCCGCCGACCGTGCCGCACGCCGTGGCCTGGCACTGGTCAGCGCCCTCACCCCCGGCGGGCCGACAGCGCTGATCGCCGACAATGGCGACGACGCCGGTGCCCCGTTGCCGGATGCCCTGCATGATGCGGCGCTGGCGGCGATCCGCGACGATCGCGCGGCCACGGTCGAGGCCGACGGCAGGCGCTGGTTCATCAACGTCTTCGCGCCCCGGCCACGGCTGATCGTGATCGGCGCCGTGCACATCGCCCAGGCGCTGGCGCCAATGGCGGCAGCCATCGGCTATGACATGGTGGTGGTGGACCCGCGCGGCGCGTTTCTGACGCCGGAGCGCTTCCCAGGTGTCACCGCCCATGTTGCCTGGCCCGAGGACGTGCTGGGCGAGATCGGCCTGGATGGTGCCTCGGCGATGCTGGCGCTGACCCATGATCCGAAGCTCGACGACCCGGCGCTACAGATGGCGGTGACCTCTGATCTGTTCTATATCGGCGCCCTTGGCAGCAGCCGCACCCATGGCAAGCGGGTCGCGCGTCTGCAGGAGGCCGGTATCGATGCCGGCCGGATCGCCCGCATCCATGCGCCGATCGGCCTGGCCATCGGTGCGCGCACCGCGCCCGAGATCGCCTTGTCTATCCTGTCGGAAGTGGTCGCCGTGCGCCGCACCGGCTCGGCCGCCAGCCTGCGGCAGCGCCCGCCCAAGGGATAG